The Lactuca sativa cultivar Salinas chromosome 2, Lsat_Salinas_v11, whole genome shotgun sequence genome includes a window with the following:
- the LOC111886392 gene encoding receptor-like cytoplasmic kinase 185, with protein sequence MNCLPCLRGKKSKGKKPDGKNEDKKEEGELPVAQPKENPLKKQTTVKITGSNKKYDSYKQNDSSKQEQIVDIDDGVGGGGATVAAQPVVVAPVASATTTPYEPIEEVPTGSFKLHELVAATKNFKRECLLGESGFGKVYKGTLADGKVVAVKQLDKNGFKENIEFLEEVSRLSALQHPNLVDLIGYCVEGDQKLLVYDYMPNGSLKDNLFEKRPLDWITRMKAASGAAQAMQYLHEKVNPPVLCRNLKGTNVLLDENFEPKVTDYGYVNLESYTGNVQQRVVGMVGCAPEYEKTGQLTVKSDVYSFGVILLELITGRKALDTSRPRDEQNLVSWAQPYFRDPKRFQELADPMFKGVIPEKNLNQAVGVAAMCLQEETYMRPLISDIVDGLSFLTEDPEGFTTLAASELDLKVEPYNPPSSSSSSSSSSDSDSENELKVKIEPFNRPVLEPNPKPQPELVSDSEQESELEPEPQPEPEPEPEPEPEPEPEPEPEPDSSSSSSSSSDSDPEPEPVPVPMPEPVQEPVPSSSSSSSSSSSSSDSEPEREPILVPEIQPMAEPSQKDQTSSDDNSDDSSVVYEEDAYSEEEFSDEDKTNTSNLLKSKSKPRTKPTKKRVVFNTEGNDSTKPKPKRMNSSRSKKTLKGDRSKNKSMRKSKSKGDDHSDIEFTDESDGEDTSQRYTSTISRFMSANSKVYRGYADESDNDSSSEGEK encoded by the exons ATGAATTGTTTGCCATGCCTTAGAGGAAAGAAATCTAAAGGAAAGAAACCAGATGGAAAGAACGAAGATAAGAAGGAAGAAGGGGAGTTGCCTGTGGCACAACCTAAAGAAAATCCTCTGAAAAAACAAACTACTG TGAAAATCACCGGTTCAAACAAAAAATATGATTCATACAAACAAAACGATTCAAGCAAACAAGAGCAAATCGTTGACATTGATGATGGTGTTGGTGGGGGTGGCGCTACGGTTGCTGCTCAGCCTGTTGTTGTTGCTCCGGTTGCTTCTGCCACCACTACTCCATACGAACCCATAGAAGAAGTTCCGACTGGTTCATTCAAATTGCATGAGTTAGTCGCAGCCACCAAGAATTTCAAGAGAGAATGTCTATTAGGAGAAAGTGGATTTGGAAAAGTTTATAAGGGAACTTTGGCTGATGGCAAG GTTGTGGCTGTGAAGCAACTGGATAAAAATGGTTTCAAAGAAAACATCGAGTTCTTAGAAGAAGTGAGCAGGTTGAGTGCTCTTCAGCATCCAAATCTTGTAGATCTTATCGGATATTGTGTTGAGGGAGATCAGAAGCTTTTGGTTTATGACTACATGCCAAACGGTTCCCTTAAAGATAATCTATTTG AGAAAAGACCATTAGATTGGATCACAAGGATGAAAGCTGCCTCAGGAGCTGCACAAGCGATGCAATATTTACATGAGAAAGTCAATCCACCTGTTTTGTGTCGCAACCTTAAGGGTACCAATGTTTTGTTGGATGAAAACTTTGAACCGAAGGTCACAGATTATGGGTATGTCAATCTAGAGAGTTACACCGGTAATGTGCAGCAAAGGGTGGTCGGAATGGTTGGTTGTGCTCCAGAATATGAAAAAACGGGTCAACTCACAGTCAAATCTGATGTTTATAGCTTCGGAGTTATTCTATTAGAGCTTATCACTGGGAGAAAAGCTTTGGACACCTCTCGCCCTAGAGATGAACAAAATCTTGTGTCTTGG GCACAACCATATTTTAGAGATCCAAAGAGATTCCAAGAACTAGCTGATCCTATGTTTAAAGGAGTAATTCCTGAAAAGAATTTAAATCAAGCTGTTGGTGTAGCAGCTATGTGTTTACAAGAGGAGACATACATGCGTCCATTGATATCCGACATTGTAGATGGTTTGAGCTTCCTCACAGAAGATCCTGAAGGGTTTACGACACTAGCAGCAAGTGAGCTTGATCTCAAGGTGGAGCCATATAACCCGCCTTCAtcctcatcctcctcatcatcatcgtCAGACTCTGATTCAGAAAATGAGCTTAAAGTGAAGATAGAGCCATTTAATCGACCTGTGCTAGAACCAAATCCAAAGCCACAGCCTGAGCTGGTATCGGATTCTGAACAGGAGTCTGAGTTGGAGCCAGAACCCCAGCCAGAGCCCGAGCCGGAACCAGAGCCTGAGCCTGAACCTGAACCTGAACCTGAACCTGAACCTGATTCAAGTTCAAGTTCAAGTTCAAGTTCGGATTCAGATCCAGAGCCTGAGCCAGTACCGGTTCCTATGCCAGAACCGGTACAAGAACCAGTGCCATCAAGTTCAAGTTCAAGTTCAAGTTCAAGCTCAAGTTCAGACTCTGAGCCAGAGCGAGAGCCAATATTAGTGCCAGAAATACAACCAATGGCCGAACCTAGTCAGAAAGATCAAACTTCTTCTGATGATAATTCTGATGATTCATCGGTTGTATATGAGGAAGATGCGTATAGCGAAGAGGAATTTTCAGATGAAGACAAGACAAACACATCAAATCTACTAAAATCTAAGTCAAAACCACGAACGAAACCCACCAAAAAGAGAGTTGTGTTTAACACAGAAGGAAATGACTCAACAAAGCCAAAACCAAAAAGGATGAATTCTAGTCGGAGCAAGAAGACCTTGAAAGGTGATCGAAGCAAAAATAAAAGCATGCGTAAATCTAAATCGAAGGGAGATGACCATAGTGATATAGAGTTTACAGATGAAAGTGATGGTGAGGATACAAGTCAAAGGTATACAAGTACTATTTCGAGGTTCATGAGTGCTAATTCAAAAGTTTACAGAGGATATGCCGATGAGAGTGACAATGATTCAAGTTCAGAGGGCGAAAAATAG